Proteins co-encoded in one Hyla sarda isolate aHylSar1 chromosome 4, aHylSar1.hap1, whole genome shotgun sequence genomic window:
- the LOC130369323 gene encoding speedy protein 1-A-like codes for MRKRKRELTALYEEECSASATQEEPEKTDDQPKEEETDSEPKKKREQTDDNRRETTDDAILQPEERAAFYRLLDEGHIQLFLGRDSCYKIADKYLLAMVLIYFRRANLRTEEYNTYFFPALFLANQFEEDEMFRREIYPWALGPMWTAMKTWMLHLRNLLLLRMRFHAWVTRDTCDRIMAQDPEYWAWKRERKEHHGWAIRWYRRDPGEYIPRGPWWIPPACSVCTTDLQPCAGEENTKRRRTKKEEQNR; via the exons atgaggaagaggaagagagaacTGACAGCCCTGTATGAGGAGGAGTG TTCAGCATCTGCCACTCAGGAGGAGCCGGAGAAGACAGACGACCAGccaaaggaggaggagacggacAGCGAGCCCAAGAAGAAGAGGGAGCAAACGGATGACAACCGGAGGGAGACCACTGATGACGCCATCCTACAGCCGGAGGAACGGGCTGCTTTTTACAGACTCCTGG ACGAAGGACACATCCAGCTATTTCTAGGCAGGGACAGCTGCTATAAGATCGCGGACAAG TATCTCCTGGCCATGGTCCTCATCTACTTCCGAAGAGCCAACCTGCGTACGGAGGAATATAACACCTACTTCTTTCCAGCGCT GTTTCTTGCCAACCAGTTTGAAGAGGATGAGATGTTTCGACGCGAGATCTACCCCTGGGCCCTCGGACCGATGTGGACGGCGATGAAGACCTGGATGCTACACCTGCGGAACCTGCTGCTCCTCCGGATGAGATTCCACGCTTGGGTAACCAGAGACACCTGTGATCGG ATCATGGCACAAGACCCCGAGTACTGGGCATGGAAGAGAGAGCGGAAGGAACATCATGGCTGGGCCATACGCTGGTACCGGAGGGATCCTGGAGAATACATCCCGAGAGGCCCATGGTGGATCCCTCCCGCCTGCTCCGTCTGTACCACCGATCTGCAGCCTTGTGCCGGGGAAGAGAACACCAAGCGAAGAAGGACGAAGAAAGAAGAACAGAACAGATGA